A DNA window from Vagococcus penaei contains the following coding sequences:
- the def gene encoding peptide deformylase, translated as MQLKKVITYPNDVLITPCRTVKKITPKLLRLLDEMYDTMVARDAIGLAANQLGVSERVVVIELDDETGLFEMINPEIIAKSKEMSVDVEGCLSFPGTFGTVERHEEVTIRYIDREGYEMEVDATGYLARAFQHELEHLDGQLFTDKIIEIIAPDELDDYMEAHGYD; from the coding sequence TTGCAGTTGAAAAAAGTTATTACTTATCCGAATGACGTGTTAATAACACCGTGTCGGACAGTAAAAAAAATCACACCTAAATTATTGCGTTTATTAGATGAAATGTACGATACGATGGTAGCACGTGATGCGATTGGACTTGCTGCTAACCAACTGGGTGTATCTGAACGTGTTGTTGTGATTGAATTAGACGATGAAACAGGTTTATTTGAAATGATTAATCCTGAAATTATTGCTAAAAGTAAAGAAATGTCAGTTGATGTTGAGGGTTGCTTAAGTTTTCCTGGAACATTTGGGACCGTCGAAAGACATGAAGAAGTCACGATACGTTATATCGATCGTGAAGGGTATGAAATGGAAGTCGATGCAACTGGTTATTTGGCACGAGCTTTCCAACATGAGTTAGAGCACCTAGACGGGCAGTTATTCACTGATAAAATTATTGAAATCATCGCACCTGATGAGCTAGATGACTATATGGAGGCACACGGCTATGACTAA
- the fmt gene encoding methionyl-tRNA formyltransferase, which translates to MTKIVFMGTPAFSVPILESLIEHDEYDVIAVVTQPDRPVGRKKVLTPPPVKEAAVRHGLEVLQPEKISGSPELDRVIDLAPDLIVTAAFGQFLPERLLKAPKLGAINVHASLLPKYRGGAPVHYSIMKGEKETGVTIMEMVKKMDAGDMLAQRAIPIDKTDDVGSMFDKLSIVGRELLLETLPKLISDDLTPTPQDETHVTYSPNISRDEEQIDWSMTAEQIDCQVRGMRPWPVAYAMHQGTRWKIWDVTPLEEETTHAQPGEIIGLTKKAIKVACGSGTVLQINRLQPAGKGQLTASEFLNGVGRQLEMGEKVE; encoded by the coding sequence ATGACTAAAATTGTATTTATGGGAACACCGGCATTTTCAGTTCCGATTCTTGAAAGTTTGATTGAGCATGATGAGTATGATGTGATTGCAGTTGTCACACAACCAGACCGACCAGTGGGGCGCAAAAAAGTTTTGACGCCACCGCCAGTGAAAGAAGCAGCTGTACGTCACGGGCTAGAAGTTCTACAACCAGAAAAAATTTCTGGTTCGCCGGAATTAGATCGAGTGATTGACTTAGCGCCAGATTTAATTGTGACTGCTGCTTTTGGTCAATTTTTGCCTGAGCGGCTATTAAAAGCACCGAAACTTGGGGCAATTAATGTGCACGCATCATTGTTACCAAAGTATCGTGGCGGTGCACCAGTTCATTATTCTATTATGAAAGGTGAAAAGGAAACAGGCGTCACTATTATGGAAATGGTGAAAAAAATGGATGCTGGTGATATGTTAGCGCAACGTGCTATTCCGATTGATAAAACGGATGATGTCGGAAGTATGTTTGATAAATTAAGTATCGTTGGCCGGGAGCTGTTACTAGAGACGCTACCTAAACTAATTTCTGACGATTTGACACCAACACCACAAGATGAGACACACGTGACATATTCACCCAATATTTCACGTGACGAGGAGCAGATTGATTGGTCAATGACTGCTGAACAAATCGATTGCCAAGTCCGTGGTATGCGTCCTTGGCCTGTTGCATACGCGATGCATCAAGGGACGCGTTGGAAGATTTGGGACGTCACGCCTTTAGAAGAGGAAACAACACACGCACAACCAGGAGAAATTATTGGTTTGACGAAAAAAGCCATTAAAGTCGCTTGTGGTAGTGGAACTGTTTTACAAATTAATCGATTACAACCAGCTGGGAAAGGTCAATTGACCGCAAGTGAATTTTTAAACGGGGTTGGTCGTCAGTTAGAAATGGGAGAAAAAGTTGAGTAA